One segment of Triticum aestivum cultivar Chinese Spring chromosome 2A, IWGSC CS RefSeq v2.1, whole genome shotgun sequence DNA contains the following:
- the LOC123184804 gene encoding F-box/LRR-repeat protein At1g48400: MQIFRSTKCTGAPPSAAAPAGLPSSPTAIMSFLKAWEVIRTCVLARRWRHLWASVPCVDLRVRPSTGRYGDPPEKFRDFVHRIFLLRDESALVVMLRLRSSDEEAGFTDDDARAWMRAAIKRNARVIHLTGRCSEIASLDRVSFISCHLKVLKLSDAMLDYRILGQLSSSCTSLEVLRLKDCLVAGPRIVSASLKSLIMLECEISCAFSIAASNLLLLHLITPYVRVPSFKNLGSLVTATIILDDSFLGDDNEYISDEDYCDGTTDDDGDDSDDNDWTKSSKIHDESSLSDGVGYDDFIRFGYGHGFAEGIYRHGRYKDNYDYGGDINSDDNTYAYSEIANDAKYGYKGKGLISSKDSIYGGYRECNDAKILGGRYILQSLSSARTLELLTDAGEVVLSRELNTCPNFGNLKTLSLGEWCMTADFDALIFLLQHSPNIHKLFLKLKIVCVITYLGLMLT; encoded by the exons ATGCAGATCTTCCGCTCGACGAAATGCACCGGAGCACCACCCAGCGCCGCGGCGCCCGCCGGGCTGCCGTCAAGCCCGACCGCCATCATGTCATTCTTGAAGGCGTGGGAGGTCATCCGCACCTGCGTGCTCGCGCGGCGGTGGCGCCATCTCTGGGCGTCCGTGCCCTGCGTCGATCTCCGCGTGCGCCCCTCCACTGGCCGCTACGGCGACCCGCCTGAGAAGTTCCGCGACTTCGTGCACCGGATCTTCCTCCTCCGGGACGAATCGGCGCTCGTGGTCATGCTCCGCCTGCGGTCGAGTGACGAAGAAGCGGGCTTCACCGATGACGACGCCAGGGCGTGGATGAGGGCCGCCATCAAGCGCAACGCGCGGGTTATCCATCTCACCGGGCGTTGCTCGGAGATCGCGTCGTTGGACCGCGTGTCGTTCATCTCTTGCCACCTCAAGGTCTTGAAGCTGTCGGATGCCATGCTCGACTACAGGATCCTCGGGCAGCTTTCTTCTAGTTGCACGTCTTTGGAAGTACTACGTCTGAAGGATTGCTTGGTGGCTGGCCCTAGGATTGTGTCTGCCTCTTTGAAGAGTTTAATCATGCTCGAATGCGAGATCAGTTGCGCCTTCTCCATTGCTGCTTCGAACCTCCTACTTCTGCACCTCATCACACCTTACGTCCGAGTCCCATCATTCAAGAATTTGGGGTCACTTGTCACAGCTACTATCATACTTGATGACTCTTTCTTGGGTGATGATAATGAATACATCAGTGATGAAGATTATTGTGATGGAACTACTGATGATGACGGGGATGATAGCGACGATAATGATTGGACAAAGAGCTCGAAGATTCATGATGAGTCTTCCTTGAGTGATGGTGTTGGATATGATGATTTTATAAGGTTTGGATATGGACATGGTTTTGCTGAAGGAATTTACAGGCATGGTCGTTACAAGGATAATTATGATTATGGTGGTGATATCAACAGCGATGACAATACCTATGCATACAGTGAGATTGCAAATGATGCAAAGTATGGCTACAAAGGTAAAGGCCTGATTTCCAGTAAAGACAGTATCTATGGTGGATATAGAGAATGCAATGATGCGAAGATTTTAGGTGGCCGTTATATTCTTCAGAGTCTTTCAAGTGCTAGAACTTTGGAGTTGTTGACTGATGCTGGAGAG GTGGTTCTGAGTAGGGAACTGAATACATGTCCAAATTTTGGCAACCTGAAGACCCTGTCCCTTGGCGAATGGTGTATGACTGCAGACTTTGATGCATTAATTTTCTTGCTACAACACTCACCTAATATACATAAGCTCTTTCTCAAACTTAAAATTGTATGTGTAATTACATATTTGGGGCTTATGCTTACTTGA